ACTACCACCAATGAAACACAACCAGTTGGACTAGTATTATCACGAAAGTGCAGTATAGAAGTAGGAGATCCGAATCCTGAAGAACCTTCGATAGTATCATCTCCTCTCGAATCAAAAGAAGATCTTGGGCTCGAAAACCGTGTATTACGCTTATGAAAATGCGAAGACAAGGGTGTCTGTGGAGCAGAAGATGTCGATGTTGCAACCGACGAAGAGAATGAAGAAACCGATGACGAAGATGCTGATGAAAGTGATGGCGAAATATGACTTTTTCTTAAACTGCGTTTAAGAAAGATGGTGTCCAAgaaaagatttggttttgaagttTTCTTGTCCGTCAtggatttatttttcttcttggcaTTTAGGTAGTAAGAAGGAGGAGGTGTAAGAGGTGGAAGAGAAGTGTCGGATAATGGATGTTTAGGTGTACCGGGTTGAGATTCCCACATAAACGGAACAGCACCAGAAGCAACTCCATAGTAAACCCTGAATGAGTTATTCGCAGTATTTGCCATGGAgttattttcttttgataaaagTCTTGAGAAAAACTTATCATCTTCTTTGATAATATGTAGTGATTTCTTTGGTAGATCATGTCGACGAGAACTCGTACGACTAAACATTTTGGTTCTTCTAGGGGTATTACAATCGGAGTTAGGTTGAGAGATCTATAAACccaagaagaaggaggaggaggaggagaagaagaagaagaagaagaagaagaagaagaagaagaagaagaagaagaagaagaagaagaagaagaagaagaagaagaagaagaagaagaagtacagTTAGAGGAAAATGGGAAGATGAAGATACCTTGGCGAAGTACTAATGAAGTTAGCTTTGCCAGGTCTCTGAAACAGTTGAATAATTTATGGCAGAATGCATTGAACTCTCCCTATATATATgttgagagagatagagagattaAGAAATTGGTTGTGTATTAATAAACGGCTTTAGatctgtatttttattttttgttgaatcTAATATGATTATTTTAACACATAAAATTAGCATGGAGAGTGAGACCCACTAGAGTGTACGCTAGCAATTGTGTATATACGTGGTTTGTTTGGTTTATAGatttttgttcttcttgtttGTTAAATTTCTTGCACTTGCTTTCGACCCTTTTGCTTATTTATTTCCCTTGCATATAGTGTCTATGCTCTCCGAATAGAAAATGTCAAAATGCTGTAAGACACCATCTTGACACTGCCACCATGAAGTATTGATGATATACGATATGGCTAGTAAATTGTTGGGTCTTTCGTAACGCTAAGAAAACTTATTATAAGGTCGTAAAATTCTCGGATAGTAACATATCCAAAGTATACCCAGCCTTCAAAAATGTTTCCCAAAGAGTTAAGACACATGGCTCCTATAGGGAGTTACCGAACCCACAGGGAGTTACCAAATTCTCTGTCGTTGAAGACGTAAGCGGAGCAACTAATCCAGTTATGAGGAGGCAATATTATTTTTAGTGTAGGTAACATGGTAAAAATTGTGTTTCCCCCCTTGATAATAGTATAATGTGTTTGTTTGTAATCTCTAGGTCTTCGTTTACTTTTTAGGTTTGTCTATGAATATGCCAAACATGATGGGAACCTTCGAACGCAAACTCGAATGCGGTTAATTAATGTTGTTACTTGTTAGTATACGATAAAACAAAGATTATATATTAATGTCCAAAAGTCAGTTTCCATGTTATCTTAAACCAAACCTCGATTACTTTGGATTATTATTGTGATGGTTAAACAATCATTTCTGACGCCCTTTTCTTGCTATTGATACTTTCAATGCTGATCTCAAATTTCACCTAACCTTACGCGCCAAACAAATACTACTGAACTCTGACGTCCAAGCGAGCTATTATATATGAAGCACTTATAAGATTTGAGGTTGTTACTTTCTTTAAATAAAGCTCGCTAGGAAATTTGAATGCCCGACTAATACACTTGTAAAACAACGAAAATACTAGATTCACCgagaaaaaaacacaaaaaaattcTGAATGGGAGAACGGTTGAACTCCACCTTATCAGTGCCTACCCCAATAATAGAGGAGTTGCTCAAACTACATGATCTCCTCTAGCAGCTCCGAAAACAATTGCAAATAACAAGTCGATTCCGTTATTCATAAGATACTGCCGTACCACTGCCGGTAAGTTTTCATGACAATGCAGGCCACGACATTTTTGCAATTAAAGTCTTTAACAGTGAATTGAATAGAATAGTTATAGAAGTGATAGAAGGAAGTTGGTTAGTTAAATATGGGGGAGTGTGGTGTGGGGAAGAGATAATAAATGAATAGAGAAGCCAAGGCCAGAGAAGAAGGAGACTTCACTTGTGGTGGTCCAGAACCAGTGATTACTTTGCAACGCTAACAGTTCAGATCTCATTAAATTTTGAGTCATGGCGAATTTAAAGCTTATCAAAATTCtcaaaccttcttcttcttcatttcggtGAAATCAAAAATTCTGAAGTGTTAATTGCTTAAGTTTCTCTATGTTTCTTTGTCTAGAATAGatctcttctttttctcttcttccgaAAGGAGATCAGTTAATCACTCACTAGTCACTGCACAAATCATTATATATCAATGTACCATATCAGAACAGACCAATTAAGTAAAAAGACATTTATTGGTCTCAATGAGCCAATCAATGTACCAGTATTTCTCAAGTAAAAACACCAATCAAGATTAACGACTCATGCTATTGGGGCGTAGATAGTGACCATACAAATGATATGATAACAAGAAGAccaaaagataatagttgggaaGGAGAATGTATAATCCGAATTACACTAAGATGATTCACCCACTAATAGAAATCTCGAAATTTTTCCCATGGGATATATATTTAATCCGAACGTCAGATTTTATTATGATCTAATGATTTTCACCGTCAATTTAAACTCTAGGTCGTAGAAAAACTAATGAAAATTTCATACAATGGgtggaaaaagattgaaaattatgTGCACGAGACTGTCTTTATCATGCTCTATTTTTACCATGAAATGGTGAAAACAGGCATAACAAGAATGTACGGCAACGGTTATAATGGCCAGATACAAACAAAGGGACAATATGAATCTTTTTATTGTTGTTAGATCGGTCCATATAGTGACTTCAACATCAATATTAATAGTGATGGTGCCTTTCGTAGGccatcatcatcaaaagtaatagcGTTAGGAAAATAAATGGGCGTGTAAGATTGTTTACACGTTTTTGCTCTTTCTTTTTTCTGGAAGCGGAATCGTATTTGTTAAGTGGATTAATTGCTAATTAAGTTAGTTTCCTCACAGAGATTACACGACATATATAACAATCGTCATTGAAAAGCAAGCAGAAAATCACGTTTACGCCAAAACTAAGACTATATTTGTCTTATCTTAGTATACCCATGCACCTAAAGGCAAATTATGAGACCCTTTCTACGAATTATTCTACCTGTGAGAAAAAAAGTGAAGGAGAGAATATGTGAGCATCGAAATAAGCCACAACCTCTGGATCCCTTCAACAGGCAGCAAATTTAAATGACCAAGGCAAACGCTAGTTGTTGCACAAAAATAATCTTTAGCAGTTGACTTGGTGCATGAACTTTTTCTCGTCAAATTTCACCGGTTTTGTTTGACCTCTGACTTTAAGAGAATTGAATAACATGAAGGCTAGTAGTTCGATACTTCGATTTGGTTGCCCTGTATTTGTTTGATCATAAAACAGGGTTTATATTAATAAGTAAAAAGGAGGGTACAAAAGAAATACAccatccaaaaaaacaaaaaggaataaagagaaaaaaaaaagagtaaggagcaaacaaaaataatatatacatatatatatatatttcgtaGAGACTACCATTTAGTTCTATAATATAAATTATATAATAGAGTGAGTTTGGTTCGGTTGATCTTGTCAACTGTCCGTTGGGTACATTTTTTAGAATATATATTACTGTTTGTTCCTAAAAATTATTGTATGGTCGTAGGGTGGACATTACCTATGCGGAATGACATCATGGATGATGTAGTTGTCTTTTGATAGTGGCAGAAATACGCTTTTGAGACCATATATATACTCAATTATTAAGAGAGAAtgaatcatttttatttttgttttctctctcATGTTTCTAGATCTACTTTCtctttgttttatttcttctttttgttgatgaagagacGACGATggcgatgatgatgaagacgattgaTTTTGAAGATTGATTTTCAGATCTATAAAGATTGGCTTGAAGATTACTAGATCGattttgctgttgttgaagacgatgaagatttgtgtattttttcttctctgttgttgctgctgcttctatTGAAGatgatggagacgatgaagacgagttgttgttgttgttgaagattcaaaGATTATGAAGATTTCAGTTGAAGATTCGAAGATTATAAAGAGACTAGTTATAaagattgatttgattttttcgtGAGTTTCATTTAATCTCTGTAAATAATCTTTTCGTTCTTCGATTTTTGTGGATCCGGGATTTTTATTAGGTGATCATTCGAaaaaatgaactctattttttgttcacaataatgaaagcTTTATTATGTGTTCATTCGAATGACTGAACTCAGTTTTTTGTTGTCATtcatttttaagaatgaactTTATTCTAGTTTTGACTTGGTTTGTTTTGATTagatgttcatttgaaagaatgaactctgtttttttattcataataatgaactttgattaggtgttcatttgaaaaaatgaactctgttttagttttggttttattaggtgttcatttgaaaaaatgaaccctgttttagttttggttttattaggtgttcatttgaaagaatgaactttgtttttgttcataataatggaatttttattgggtgttcattttaaagaatgaactctatcCTAGTTTGAATTTGGTTTGTTCTTGTTGTGTGTTCCTTAGAAAGAacgaacttttttttttgtcataataATGAAATTTTTCTTTGTGTgtattttgaagaatgaactctgttttcatacGTGTTTTTAGTTTGGTTTTATTATTTGATAGTTCATCATATAGCATGTACGAAAATAAATAGGAACTTCAGAGTTCATCAGAGAGCATGAACTCAAATAATTATGGAGTAAAAGAGTTCAGAATTAATGCTGAAATAGCATGGAAGGGTGTTTTTGTCCGTttgatatttttaaataattggaCCAAACAAAAAAAAGCGTTTTCCCAAAAGACCAAACAAatttgggaccacctaaaaaatgaCCATccaattattttccttattttttttatattgcaCGAAGTGATTCGAATGATTCTACCTTAATTTTATGATGTTGCTACCAAAATACAAAATCGTTTATGATGTTGCTCAATTAATGACTGGTTTTTTGAAATTTTGACACTAATAAGATGGTTTCAAAACCTAACCAGGAGTTTTGGGTATTTAAATAGTTTAGgaaccgaagcaagtatggatcCGGAACCCATCTAAAAATCGTGGCCTAGGAGATTATTTTTTGCGCAATTGTTTCCTAATTAAACTCCAATTCGATTAGAAAATTATATTTAGGGTTTCCATGTTTAAGAAGAAACTCGAATGCCAAATCTATTTGGAAGACAAATTCGTGACCGATATAAATAGGTATTAAATCCACGGGGGAGATACAAATTCATAATCATGTTTAGGTATAGAAATATACTTTATGAAGATATATCACTTTTTTCCTAAAAAGTTATTTTAAGTGTTTATAATCAGCACCTTGTCGATCATAAGTTTGTATTGATTCATCAATCGTTTGAGTATTTACTTATTTGTAAGAAGTACTATAATTATGTTTACAAGCCCTTTGTGGACATAAACATATTGTCGAACCATGTTAAATCTTGTGTTATTGCTTTATTGTTTCTTTTAGTGTGCATCGCCTTTGTCTTCTTTAGTTTAATTATATTGATAGAAAACACTTAGTATCTTgtgaaattaattatttttataataCCACCAAGTGGAGCATTGACCGCGATGAGCATAATAGTTAGAAGTAAAAATGTACATTTCGACATTAAATTGAGGTTTTTCGAAGGTGCATGGATTGTATATCATCAAGATGTATGGGAAAAATGATGTTATGTCATGACAAACTGATATAAACGATATTGTGAGATAAATTAATGCAATCAAATTGTGTAACCAAAATATTGGACCGATGAAAGTGAGCTGGCCTTGATGTGGAGGCGTGTTCAGCTATTCATTTGTGTTCTTCAAAGGAAGTCACTCATAACTTTTCGGGTGAAATTTCGACAAAGGTGGTATGGAATAAATTAAAGAAACACTATTTGCTGAAGAAACTTGAGTACAAAAATTTATCTGAAGCATGAAATTTATACTTTTCAGATGTCTTCAGATAAGTCTTTGGTTGATCATATCAATGAGTTTAATAAGATATGTTCTGAATTAACTGTGTGCTTTACTTTTATCGATGTTATGtgatatttttatgaactatttgtCGAGTGGAAAACCTAGAGAGATAATAAATTGGCTTTCGATGATTTAGTTTCGTTCAAGCTAaaacattaagaaaacaaaagttcGGTAATGGTTAACAAGGCGAGGGATTGTTTTTTGATAAAGGTAAGAATTTGATTTGATGAATCGTTCCAATTTTTAAAGGAACGATGTTGAGAATTTTTTATGTCGTAAAACCGGTCATATGATGGTTGATTGTCCTAAGACTTATTGAgaatagtcccacattgtatgtGAAACTTAAGATCTTACAGCTAATAAGTCTTGGACATCAAGGTTAGTTATGTCAATGAAGTTTTACATGGTACCAGAGCAGGAAATTATGATGAATTAGAGAAACAAATTGTGATGAATTTAATATAACCATAGCTAATCCACGTTACCCAACTAAATATCCATGTGTCAGATCCAACACAGCTACATGTGAGGGGGAGTGTTGAGAATAGTCTTATAGTATATGTAGCCTTAGGATATCCTAACTTACAAGGTTTCCAAGGTTAGTTGGGCCATGAAATTCAAGAAGCTTAAAACAAATGTTGAGAAACATCGTAAAAAATCAAATTTGAATAGTATTGTTGCTTCAATCGCTAAAGGAAGTGAAGTTTTAGAGGATCCTATGTATGAATCTATTATGAGGTGTTAAATGTTATATGAAATCGTTATCTCAACGATAGTTAAATACCTGATTTTGATGCTCCGTACTACGCCATGAGAGATATTTTATATTGGAGGTTTCTCAGACCATAAATCGTGAAACAAATAGCCAATAAAAAGAATGGTGAAGTTTAGTAAAGACTCTCTTATACATGGTGGTACAGAACCTCAAAATTGGTGCTCGATAAATCATCTTTTTCGGTCCGGCGACTACAATCCAACATAATTAACTATTTACGCTCATTGACTTTTGTTAATGGACTCGGACCAAAAGTGTTTAATCAATACCCTAATGATCATAAGTTTGTGATTGATTCGTTAATCGTTTAAGTGTTTATGTAAGAAGGATTATAGACTACAATAAAGGATTGATCGTAGGCATATATTGTCGAACCACGTTTAATCGTGTTTTATTGTTTTATCGTTTCTTTTGGTGTGCATCTTCTATGTTATTATTTAGTTTTACATtgatctagaaaaacttagagTCTCTTTGAAGACTAACTATTTGTAATGCTTCTGATTATGCTATTAACCTTGTGTAAATTAAAGGTACAAATTCACAAGTCAACGTGGATGTTTTGTAGCATGGTTggtgaacaacaacaaaagaaccaTTTCTTTCAACTTTTGTTGTAAAAATCTCTAGATTACTAATATGGAAAATCCAACCGATGAGCTCATCAGGAAACACAAATTTTCTCCAAAGATAACAATGTTTAAGTGGTTGGTGTTTAAGAATAAGCTAGATACAAGAGAAAATTTGGTTCATAAGTAGATAGTTATTTTTGTAAAGATGTTCTTGTTTACATGTCAATTTTGCATAACGTGATAATCACCATCTCGGTCAATGTTAATGCATCAAGGTATTGAACTGGTGTGCATTTTGTAACGAAAAATTATTAGAATACTATCTACGTACTCATACATTGTGGCTTTTCACGGTCTGTTTTGTTTTACTTTGATGAATCTTCTTTTACCACCCCCCTGAGCAGACCTAACAAGATGGACTAGCCCCACTGCTAATCCAACTGCCACCccatcaacaagactcaatctcaACTCTATCCATAAAGGAAATTAGTGAAAATGGGGGCTCCAACCTTCCCTAGTGGGAATCCATCCCCTACCTCCCGCACGCACTATGGACGAAATGGAATGCTTttactaggggtgtcaacgggtccgggtcctcccgggtatcactagacccggacccggaccttacttataaaggtcggatccgggtcctaacggttccgggtccggttcctacacttgtggacccagaaccggacccgtttaaatacccgggtacccgccggttccgggtacccattgggtcttaagaaaactattaaaaaaacctcaaaaacttaatatttgtctctttttggcttggatttaaataatttttataaaatctattattatttcttattaatgtactaaataaagattaaatgtaagagaaaaatttaaaacgagtaaaatatcaaagctaaaactagcaaaaacatgaataaaagtatgaataaacgggtacccgatacccgcgggtacccaacgtgtattacccgtttggacccgtttagattcgggtccaatcgggtaattacccgtcgggtcctaagttgctaatgAGTCCAACTTTAgaacccggaaccggacccaaatctaccggatccggttccggttccgggtaatgggtacccattgacatcccTAGCTTTTACCACTGTTATAAAATCGGAGTTTAACAAGGTTATGAATATGCATAGATCCATATGTTTATTGATGTCGAATGAAGTAATGAGGGAGATTTAGACGTTCTTTGTTGTTATAAAAGTATACGTATAAAGGTTACTCTGTTTAAATATACACTTAACTgtgagattttttttaatttttttttaacaaa
This portion of the Papaver somniferum cultivar HN1 chromosome 11, ASM357369v1, whole genome shotgun sequence genome encodes:
- the LOC113323480 gene encoding uncharacterized protein LOC113323480, encoding MFSRTSSRRHDLPKKSLHIIKEDDKFFSRLLSKENNSMANTANNSFRVYYGVASGAVPFMWESQPGTPKHPLSDTSLPPLTPPPSYYLNAKKKNKSMTDKKTSKPNLFLDTIFLKRSLRKSHISPSLSSASSSSVSSFSSSVATSTSSAPQTPLSSHFHKRNTRFSSPRSSFDSRGDDTIEGSSGFGSPTSILHFRDNTSPTGCVSLVVVKKALLSIVGHHGSSHGNTTTTTA